The Synechococcales cyanobacterium T60_A2020_003 genomic interval CATAATTCAAACCCTAAAACGGTCTTCAGTCCTCACCATGACAGCGACTAACCCCTCCGCTCTACCCTCCATTCAGATTGATCACCTCAGCGTTAACTATCGTTCGGTGCAAGCGCTTCGCAGCATCAACGTGATCGTTCAGCCTGGTGAATTGGTGGGGGTGTTTGGCCCCAACGGTGCCGGGAAGAGCACGCTGATTAAAGCCATGCTGGGATTGATCCCCCGTACCACGGGGCAGGTGACCTATGGCGATCGCCCCTTACTGGATCAACTGAATGCTACAGCTTACGTGCCCCAGCGATCGCAGATTGACTGGACATTCCCAGCAACGGTGTGGGATGTGGTGATGATGGGACGGGTGCGTCCGTCGGGATGGTTGCACCGTTTTTCTAACGTCAGCCGTCGGATTGCTGCCGATGCCCTGGAACGGGTGGGGATGAACGAGTTTCGCGATCGCCGCATTGGGGATCTATCCGGTGGACAGCAGCAGCGGGTCTTTTTGGCGCGGGCGCTGGCACAGCAGGCCGATGTCTATTTCTTTGATGAACCCTTTGTCGGCGTCGATCACCGAACGGAGGAGATCTTGTTCCAAATTTTCCATGAGTTGGCCGCCGAGGGAAAGATTGTGATGGTGGTGAATCACGATCTCGGGGAATCGATCGC includes:
- a CDS encoding metal ABC transporter ATP-binding protein translates to MTATNPSALPSIQIDHLSVNYRSVQALRSINVIVQPGELVGVFGPNGAGKSTLIKAMLGLIPRTTGQVTYGDRPLLDQLNATAYVPQRSQIDWTFPATVWDVVMMGRVRPSGWLHRFSNVSRRIAADALERVGMNEFRDRRIGDLSGGQQQRVFLARALAQQADVYFFDEPFVGVDHRTEEILFQIFHELAAEGKIVMVVNHDLGESIAHFDTLLLLNKELIAYGDRRLVLQHDNMTRAYGGHVSFFRAA